In the genome of Bradyrhizobium ottawaense, the window AATCCGAACCGCGACGAGCTCGAGATCGCCAGGAAGATCCGCGCGGCCTCGCCGATCGCCTCGCCGAACCGGCGCATCGTCGGCCTTGCCGACCGCGCCCTGGGACGCAACGGCCGCATGCTGCGCGCGCTCGACGAGATCGGCCCGGGCGCGATGATGGTCGAAGGCCGTCCCTTCGTGATCGAGCTCGAATGAGGCGAGAGTCGGATAGCAGCCGCAACGCCGCGCTCACTTTGATGCGCAGGCGCATCCACGTCGTCATGGCCGAGCTTGTCCCTGCCATCCACGAACTTTCTCGCGACACGAAGAACGTGGATGCCCGGGACAAGCCCGGGCATGACGAGTTTGTGGCAACTTCCTCGATCATCATCGCATGAGCGACACGCTCCTCACGCCGATCGAGATCGGCCTGACCGCGGCGATCGTCGCGATCGAGGGGCATGAGCCCCTCATCCTCACCGCGCGCGGCAGTGACGGGCTTGCCGGTCTGCCGTTCGGCCCGTTCGACGCGCTCGCGCATCGCACCTTCGACATCGGCCTGCGCGCCTGGGTCGAGGAACAGGCGGGCTTGCGGCTCGGCTATGTCGAGCAGCTCTACACATTCGGCGATCGCGGCCGCCATGCCGAGGCCAGCGACACCGGCGCGCATATGGTGTCGATCGGCTATCTCGCCTTGACGCGCGCGGTGGACGGCGAGCTTGCAGCCAATGCGGCGAGCTTCGCGCCATGGTATCGCTTCTTTCCCTGGGAAGACCGGCGCGAGGAGCCGCCCGCAATCATCGCCCGCGACATCATTCCGGCGCTGACCGAATGGGCGGCGGAGGAGACCCCGGACACGACGCGCGCACTCCCGCGCAAGGATCGCGTGCGGTTCTATTTCGGCCTCGACGGGGCGGCCTGGGACGAGGAGCGCGTGCTCGACCGCTACGAGCTGTTGTATGAGGCCGGGCTGGTCGAGGAGGCGCGGCGCGACGGCCGCCCTGCGGCATTAGCGCGCAAGACGCTTCCCCCGCTCGGGACCTCGATGCAGTTCGATCACCGCCGGATTCTCGCCACGGCGATCGCGCGGCTGCGTGCAAAACTGAAGTATCGTCCTGTCGTCTTTGAACTTTTGCCGCCCGAA includes:
- a CDS encoding NUDIX hydrolase, producing MSDTLLTPIEIGLTAAIVAIEGHEPLILTARGSDGLAGLPFGPFDALAHRTFDIGLRAWVEEQAGLRLGYVEQLYTFGDRGRHAEASDTGAHMVSIGYLALTRAVDGELAANAASFAPWYRFFPWEDRREEPPAIIARDIIPALTEWAAEETPDTTRALPRKDRVRFYFGLDGAAWDEERVLDRYELLYEAGLVEEARRDGRPAALARKTLPPLGTSMQFDHRRILATAIARLRAKLKYRPVVFELLPPEFTLTELQHTVEAISGRHLHKQNFRRLVEMEALVEPTGVMSTQTGGRPAALYRFRRDVLQERPAPGLRVRSRR